A stretch of the Rosa rugosa chromosome 5, drRosRugo1.1, whole genome shotgun sequence genome encodes the following:
- the LOC133708749 gene encoding germin-like protein subfamily 1 member 1, translated as MRENSSFLHLFLSFALLLGQAKPDPDPLQDYCIADTKTPQYFYFNGAPCINPKLAVSSHFTTSVLSKPGNTKANPFGFNVTLTNAVNLPGMNTLGLGMARVDIDANGIVPPHTHPRASEVTICLKGRLLVGFVDTSNRIFTQQLNPGESFVFPKGLIHFLYNYDSAPAVALAGLSSQNPGAQIVSLASFTSKPPIEIQILKSFQITDQDVARIRKNLGG; from the coding sequence ATGAGAGAGAACTCTTCCTTTCTCCATTTATTCCTCAGCTTTGCTCTTCTACTGGGCCAAGCCAAACCCGACCCAGATCCACTTCAAGACTACTGCATAGCAGATACTAAAACCCCTCAGTATTTTTACTTCAACGGTGCACCCTGCATTAATCCAAAGCTAGCAGTCTCCTCCCATTTCACTACATCAGTCCTATCCAAACCCGGAAACACTAAAGCCAACCCTTTCGGCTTCAATGTAACTCTAACCAACGCGGTCAACTTACCGGGCATGAACACCTTGGGCTTGGGCATGGCCCGAGTTGACATAGATGCTAATGGGATTGTCCCTCCGCACACACACCCACGGGCCTCAGAGGTAACCATCTGCCTCAAGGGCCGGCTTCTTGTGGGCTTTGTGGACACATCTAACCGTATTTTCACCCAACAATTAAACCCTGGCGAGTCATTTGTTTTTCCAAAGGGTCTCATTCATTTTCTATACAACTATGATTCAGCCCCGGCAGTGGCATTGGCCGGCTTGAGTAGCCAAAACCCTGGTGCACAGATTGTGTCTCTAGCCTCATTCACTTCAAAGCCTCCAATTGAGATTCAGATATTGAAAAGTTTTCAAATTACCGATCAAGACGTTGCCAGGATCCGAAAGAACCTCGGAGGTTAA
- the LOC133710181 gene encoding protein WVD2-like 7 isoform X1, which produces MGESIVGFPKDADKMGEIAGTDSSNPSLEVSVSFGRFENDSLSWEKWSAFSPNKYLEEVEKCATPGSVAQKRAYFEAHYKRIAARKAEELLEQEKQMQDDDPLKSDDQNNGDQICCGTDYGIDVATSQTSAQANSQEPNIENGMSSTHVEDLKEDDEDVFTMECQTSSIEGREIEETDSGVVSPKTPKLNRPEELVLVKEVETITADTQETIQEVPKTLDSDTGNAPEVKEEKARFDLQKRSQKVTPVSKERTVAKAKKKSISPMTKTPQNPTPRVSKLPQNSTPRVSKIPQNTTPRVSKILQNTTPSVSKPISASIGAKSAPRSSVTKANGSSLTRSTNQSSEKTKKVPPKSLHMSLSFNPKKSDSATETVVTARKSLIMEQMGDKDIVKRAFKTFQNSVNQLKSSNEEKPSAPMQLPTKSKEPKVSTPMPLPKDTGGCCHRSLKTSYQDKTNAKAAPSSFGLRSEERAEKRKELTNNLAKPNARDTERAHFQPKSKEQKEAEIKLRQTLKFKATPTPDSYRGQKLSKSTLEKEGPKKETLR; this is translated from the exons ATGGGTGAATCAATAGTGGGTTTTCCAAAAGATGCTGATAAG ATGGGAGAGATAGCTGGTACAGATTCATCAAATCCTTCTCTGGAAGTGTCGGTTTCATTTGGTAGGTTTGAGAATGATTCATTATCTTGGGAGAAATGGTCGGCATTTTCGCCAAATAAGTACTTGGAAGAAGTTGAGAAGTGTGCTACTCCTGGTTCGGTAGCTCAGAAAAGGGCTTATTTTGAAGCTCATTACAAGAGGATAGCTGCTCGAAAAGCCGAGGAGCTTCTGGAACAAGAGAAGCAAATGCAAGATGATGATCCCTTAAAGTCAGATGATCAAAATAATGGAGATCAGATCTGTTGTGGTACGGATTATGGAATTGATGTAGCTACCAGTCAAACTAGTGCTCAAGCAAATAGTCAAGAGCCCAATATAGAGAATGGGATGAGCAGTACTCATGTGGAAGATCTCAAGGAGGATGATGAGGATGTTTTCACTATGGAATGTCAAACATCATCGATTGAGGGTAGAGAAATAGAGGAAACTGATAGCGGAGTGGTTAGTCCGAAGACTCCAAAGCTGAACAGACCAGAAGAACTTGTTTTGGTAAAAGAAGTGGAAACCATCACTGCTGACACTCAAGAAACAATACAGGAAGTTCCAAAGACTTTGGACAGTGATACAGGCAATGCTCCAGAAGTTAAAGAGGAAAAAGCGAGGTTCGATCTTCAGAAGAGATCTCAGAAG GTTACTCCAGTGAGCAAGGAGAGGACAGTGGCAAAGGCcaagaagaaatcaatttcaCCAATGACTAAAACACCTCAGAATCCGACCCCTAGAGTGTCAAagttaccacagaattccaccCCTAGAGTGTCAAAGATACCGCAGAATACTACCCCTAGAGTGTCAAAGATACTGCAGAATACCACCCCTAGTGTGTCAAAGCCAATATCAGCTTCTATCGGAGCAAAATCTGCACCAAGATCCTCAGTAACGAAGGCCAATGGTTCATCTTTAACTAGGAGCACAAATCAGTCAAGTGAAAAAACCAAGAAAGTTCCTCCTAAATCTCTGCACATGTCACTCAGTTTCAATCCTAAAAAGTCTGATTCAGCTACAGAAACTGTGGTTACAGCTAGAAAATCTTTGATTATGGAGCAAATGGGTGATAAGGACATTGTCAAACGAGCATTCAAGACATTTCAAAACAGTGTCAACCAATTGAAATCCTCTAATGAAGAGAAACCTTCAGCACCAATGCAG CTCCCTACAAAGTCGAAAGAACCAAAGGTTTCCACTCCTATGCCTCTGCCGAAAGACACTGGAGG TTGTTGTCATAGGTCACTCAAAACGAGTTATCAGGATAAAACAAATGCCAAGGCTGCTCCATCATCTTTTGGCCTGAGAAGTGAAGAAAGAGCAGAGAAACGGAAGGAG TTAACAAACAACTTGGCGAAACCCAATGCCAGAGATACAGAGAGAGCACACTTCCAGCCAAAGTCAAAG GAGCAAAAGGAGGCAGAGATAAAGCTAAGACAGACTCTTAAGTTCAAGGCTACACCAACGCCTGATTCTTATCGGGGACAAAAGTTATCGAAAAGTACTCTAGAAAAG GAGGGTCCTAAGAAAGAAACGCTTCGGTGA
- the LOC133710181 gene encoding protein WVD2-like 7 isoform X2, whose product MGESIVGFPKDADKMGEIAGTDSSNPSLEVSVSFGRFENDSLSWEKWSAFSPNKYLEEVEKCATPGSVAQKRAYFEAHYKRIAARKAEELLEQEKQMQDDDPLKSDDQNNGDQICCGTDYGIDVATSQTSAQANSQEPNIENGMSSTHVEDLKEDDEDVFTMECQTSSIEGREIEETDSGVVSPKTPKLNRPEELVLVKEVETITADTQETIQEVPKTLDSDTGNAPEVKEEKARFDLQKRSQKVTPVSKERTVAKAKKKSISPMTKTPQNPTPRVSKLPQNSTPRVSKIPQNTTPRVSKILQNTTPSVSKPISASIGAKSAPRSSVTKANGSSLTRSTNQSSEKTKKVPPKSLHMSLSFNPKKSDSATETVVTARKSLIMEQMGDKDIVKRAFKTFQNSVNQLKSSNEEKPSAPMQLPTKSKEPKVSTPMPLPKDTGGSLKTSYQDKTNAKAAPSSFGLRSEERAEKRKELTNNLAKPNARDTERAHFQPKSKEQKEAEIKLRQTLKFKATPTPDSYRGQKLSKSTLEKEGPKKETLR is encoded by the exons ATGGGTGAATCAATAGTGGGTTTTCCAAAAGATGCTGATAAG ATGGGAGAGATAGCTGGTACAGATTCATCAAATCCTTCTCTGGAAGTGTCGGTTTCATTTGGTAGGTTTGAGAATGATTCATTATCTTGGGAGAAATGGTCGGCATTTTCGCCAAATAAGTACTTGGAAGAAGTTGAGAAGTGTGCTACTCCTGGTTCGGTAGCTCAGAAAAGGGCTTATTTTGAAGCTCATTACAAGAGGATAGCTGCTCGAAAAGCCGAGGAGCTTCTGGAACAAGAGAAGCAAATGCAAGATGATGATCCCTTAAAGTCAGATGATCAAAATAATGGAGATCAGATCTGTTGTGGTACGGATTATGGAATTGATGTAGCTACCAGTCAAACTAGTGCTCAAGCAAATAGTCAAGAGCCCAATATAGAGAATGGGATGAGCAGTACTCATGTGGAAGATCTCAAGGAGGATGATGAGGATGTTTTCACTATGGAATGTCAAACATCATCGATTGAGGGTAGAGAAATAGAGGAAACTGATAGCGGAGTGGTTAGTCCGAAGACTCCAAAGCTGAACAGACCAGAAGAACTTGTTTTGGTAAAAGAAGTGGAAACCATCACTGCTGACACTCAAGAAACAATACAGGAAGTTCCAAAGACTTTGGACAGTGATACAGGCAATGCTCCAGAAGTTAAAGAGGAAAAAGCGAGGTTCGATCTTCAGAAGAGATCTCAGAAG GTTACTCCAGTGAGCAAGGAGAGGACAGTGGCAAAGGCcaagaagaaatcaatttcaCCAATGACTAAAACACCTCAGAATCCGACCCCTAGAGTGTCAAagttaccacagaattccaccCCTAGAGTGTCAAAGATACCGCAGAATACTACCCCTAGAGTGTCAAAGATACTGCAGAATACCACCCCTAGTGTGTCAAAGCCAATATCAGCTTCTATCGGAGCAAAATCTGCACCAAGATCCTCAGTAACGAAGGCCAATGGTTCATCTTTAACTAGGAGCACAAATCAGTCAAGTGAAAAAACCAAGAAAGTTCCTCCTAAATCTCTGCACATGTCACTCAGTTTCAATCCTAAAAAGTCTGATTCAGCTACAGAAACTGTGGTTACAGCTAGAAAATCTTTGATTATGGAGCAAATGGGTGATAAGGACATTGTCAAACGAGCATTCAAGACATTTCAAAACAGTGTCAACCAATTGAAATCCTCTAATGAAGAGAAACCTTCAGCACCAATGCAG CTCCCTACAAAGTCGAAAGAACCAAAGGTTTCCACTCCTATGCCTCTGCCGAAAGACACTGGAGG GTCACTCAAAACGAGTTATCAGGATAAAACAAATGCCAAGGCTGCTCCATCATCTTTTGGCCTGAGAAGTGAAGAAAGAGCAGAGAAACGGAAGGAG TTAACAAACAACTTGGCGAAACCCAATGCCAGAGATACAGAGAGAGCACACTTCCAGCCAAAGTCAAAG GAGCAAAAGGAGGCAGAGATAAAGCTAAGACAGACTCTTAAGTTCAAGGCTACACCAACGCCTGATTCTTATCGGGGACAAAAGTTATCGAAAAGTACTCTAGAAAAG GAGGGTCCTAAGAAAGAAACGCTTCGGTGA
- the LOC133710180 gene encoding formin-like protein 8, producing MAGALHLIIIRPWLLLLLFCILSGNFFHTCYGQSQNIETFFPFPLTPTPAPAPVIPISPYLPPVESPPPEPQQPLPLPLPEKKSNDNSNIAKAAAATAASTLVVCAVVFFFVQRCIVAKRRRKISGGVIGAGANNNSGSRGSRRGQPAAVSGNEFERYDGNLKGFIVDEDGLDVLYWRKLEAKNSKKKSFKKEALRNRNIGDEIDEYDDGNGEGTSRENELPLFRGRSSTSDIDLVPEGNDRVRIGSISRMMAASKGVEINPEPVVELSLQSSGSSPPPHSPPPTPPPLPMKAPAVPLPPPPPPVPAMKGPGLPPPPPPKPKSRSLNALSKPEPKGVKLKPLHWDKVNTNHEHSMVWDKIDKGSFRFDGDLMEALFGTVATNRKSPERGTGSSSQICILDERKSQNFAIVIKSLTISIEDILDVLNEGRGLSAENLEKLARIAPTEEEIAQILAYNEDPTRLADAECFLYHILKAVPSAFTRLNAMHFRHYYDQEIVQLKESLQTIELGCKELRTRGLFMKLLEAILKAGNRMNAGTSRGNAQAFKLSSLRKLSDVRSSDGKTTLLHFVVEEVVRSEGKRGVLNRNHSLSRSGSGSQSSNGNMSSEQNVKSKEDREKEYMMLGLPVVGGISSEFSNVKKAATIDYDGFGITCSALTKRAAETRELVLQCEKDGGGRFVFEMNDFLEDAEEELKAMAKEQSRVMEFVKTTTEYYQGGASKEKGSHPFQLFVVVKDFLGMVDQACVEISRNVQRRKAVTASSGTSTSPDSPPSRNPVKFPVLPKNFMSGASRSNSSGSDNDV from the exons ATGGCCGGCGCTTTACATCTAATCATTATCCGgccatggcttcttcttcttctgttttgtaTTCTCAGTGGTAATTTTTTTCATACTTGCTACGGTCAATCACAAAACATTGAGactttctttccttttccatTAACTCCAACCCCGGCGCCGGCTCCGGTTATTCCGATCTCCCCTTATTTACCTCCAGTAGAGTCCCCTCCACCGGAGCCGCAACAGCCTCTGCCGCTGCCGCTGCCGGAAAAGAAGTCTAATGACAACAGCAACATTGCAAAGGCGGCAGCGGCAACCGCAGCCAGCACTCTGGTGGTGTGTGCGGTGGTCTTCTTTTTTGTGCAACGGTGCATTGTTGCTAAGCGGAGGAGGAAGATCAGCGGCGGTGTTATTGGTGCTGGGGCTAATAACAATTCCGGCTCACGAGGAAGCCGTCGTGGTCAACCGGCTGCGGTCAGTGGCAATGAGTTTGAAAGGTATGATGGGAATCTCAAGGGGTTTATTGTGGACGAGGATGGTCTTGATGTGCTGTATTGGAGAAAACTCGAGGCCAAAAACTCGAAAAAGAAGAGTTTCAAGAAGGAGGCGTTGCGAAATCGCAATATTGGAGACGAAATTGATGAGTATGATGATGGAAATGGAGAAGGGACTAGCAGAGAGAATGAGCTTCCTCTGTTTCGAGGCAGGTCTTCGACGTCTGACATTGATTTAGTGCCGGAAGGAAATGATCGGGTTCGGATTGGAAGTATTAGTAGAATGATGGCTGCTAGTAAGGGTGTTGAGATTAATCCAGAGCCAGTGGTGGAGCTGTCGCTTCAGTCTTCGGGTTCCTCGCCTCCACCTCATTCTCCACCACCAACACCACCTCCTCTGCCAATGAAAGCCCCTGCAGTGCCACTACCGCCGCCTCCTCCACCAGTTCCGGCTATGAAGGGCCCGGGACTGCCGCCTCCTCCACCACCAAAGCCTAAGTCAAGAAGTTTGAACGCCTTATCAAAACCAGAGCCAAAGGGGGTGAAGCTGAAGCCACTACATTGGGACAAGGTGAACACTAATCATGAGCATTCCATGGTGTGGGACAAAATTGATAAGGGTTCGTTCAG ATTTGATGGAGACCTTATGGAAGCTCTTTTTGGAACTGTTGCCACTAATCGGAAATCTCCTGAAAGAGGCACTGGTTCATCGTCACAAATTTGCATCTTAGATGAGAGGAAGTCTCAGAACTTTGCAATTGTTATAAAATCATTGACCATTTCTATCGAAGATATTCTTGATGTGCTAAATGAGGGCAGAGGTTTAAGTGCTGAAAATCTCGAAAAGCTTGCTAGGATTGCCCCAACTGAAGAGGAAATAGCCCAAATTCTTGCGTACAATGAAGACCCTACAAGGCTTGCTGATGCTGAATGCTTCCTCTACCACATTTTGAAAGCTGTTCCATCGGCTTTTACTCGACTCAATGCCATGCATTTCAGACACTACTATGACCAAGAGATTGTCCAACTCAAAGAGTCTTTACAGACAATTGAATTGGGATGCAAGGAACTTCGAACTAGAGGACTGTTTATGAAGCTGCTAGAAGCGATTCTCAAGGCTGGAAACCGAATGAATGCAGGAACTTCGAGAGGGAATGCGCAAGCTTTCAAGCTCAGCTCTCTTCGAAAACTATCTGATGTTCGAAGTAGTGATGGGAAGACTACTCTTCTTCATTTTGTTGTGGAAGAAGTGGTGCGGTCTGAGGGAAAACGGGGTGTTTTGAACAGGAACCATAGCTTGAGCCGCAGCGGCAGCGGCAGCCAGAGCAGTAACGGCAACATGAGCTCTGAGCAGAATGTAAAATCGAAAGAGGATAGAGAGAAGGAGTATATGATGTTAGGATTGCCAGTGGTTGGAGGCATCAGTTCTGAGTTTTCAAATGTGAAGAAGGCAGCAACTATAGACTATGACGGCTTTGGAATCACTTGCTCGGCTCTCACTAAACGAGCTGCGGAAACTAGAGAACTAGTACTCCAATGTGAGAAGGATGGTGGTGGAAGATTTGTTTTTGAGATGAACGATTTTCTTGAAGATGCCGAAGAAGAGTTAAAGGCGATGGCAAAAGAGCAGAGTAGGGTGATGGAATTTGTGAAGACCACTACGGAATATTACCAAGGAGGAGCTTCAAAGGAAAAGGGGTCACACCCATTTCAACTATTTGTTGTGGTTAAGGATTTTCTAGGCATGGTTGATCAAGCATGCGTGGAAATATCTCGAAATGTGCAGAGGAGGAAGGCAGTGACGGCAAGTTCAGGAACATCAACGTCACCAGACTCACCGCCATCAAGGAACCCTGTAAAGTTTCCAGTCTTACCTAAAAATTTCATGTCAGGAGCCTCTAGAAGTAATTCTAGTGGATCAGATAATGATGTCTGA
- the LOC133710182 gene encoding two-component response regulator ARR5-like: MARNGVVSWRRRSDKLEGLDLSSSEEAHVLAVDDSLVDRKVIERLLRISSCKVTAVDSGMRALQFLGLDEEKSTSVGFDGLKVDLIITDYCMPGMTGYELLKKIKESTTFKEIPVVIMSSENVLARIDRCLEEGAEDFIVKPVKLSDVKRLKDYMTKDVVAGGVEESGINKRKLREPSDQPPSPPSILPSSPTSALSSPSPSPSPSPSPPLSSSSSFSAPSSPTSLDSPITRLKMTNTD; the protein is encoded by the exons ATGGCCAGGAACGGTGTCGTTTCGTGGCGGAGGAGGTCGGACAAGCTCGAAGGCTTGGATCTTTCCAGTTCCGAAGAAGCTCACGTCCTCGCTGTCGATGACAGCCTCGTCGATCGCAAGGTCATTGAGCGCTTGCTCAGAATCTCCTCTTgcaaag TGACCGCTGTGGACAGTGGTATGAGAGCTCTGCAATTCCTAGGTTTAGACGAGGAGAAGAGCACCTCGGTCGGTTTTgat GGCTTGAAGGTGGATCTGATTATCACGGATTACTGCATGCCTGGTATGACCGGATATGAACTGCTTAAGAAAATCAAGGAATCCACGACTTTTAAAGAGATTCCGGTTGTGATAATGTCCTCTGAGAACGTTTTGGCGCGCATAGACAG GTGTTTGGAAGAAGGGGCAGAAGATTTCATAGTGAAGCCAGTGAAGTTATCGGACGTAAAAAGGCTTAAGGATTACATGACAAAAGACGTCGTTGCCGGAGGAGTAGAAGAGAGTGGGATCAACAAGAGAAAGCTACGAGAACCGTCCGATCAGCCACCGTCTCCGCCGTCAATTTTACCGTCATCTCCAACGTCAGCCCTATCATCACCTTCACCTTCACCGTCACCGTCACCATCACCGCCGCTTTCATCGTCGTCCTCGTTCTCAGCTCCATCGTCGCCCACGTCGCTTGATTCTCCAATCACACGGCTCAAAATGACCAACACTGATTAG